A genome region from Parafrankia irregularis includes the following:
- a CDS encoding DUF1003 domain-containing protein produces the protein MTLTPGQRGAGDANVPSPADSVTATPHRSMVTLPHERETFARMRGTEERVADAITRSAGRMRFAYLHAVWFAGWILVNLGVFGKAAVFDPYPFGLLTMVVSLEAIFLSTFVMVSQNRQAARDNIRADIDFETNLRSEVWSAHIGRSLGLDAEQVELEVQRLVAQSRARLDGSPADPPGGLPGTPEPASLPK, from the coding sequence GTGACCCTTACGCCGGGGCAGCGGGGCGCAGGCGACGCCAACGTGCCGTCGCCTGCGGACAGCGTCACCGCCACGCCGCACCGCTCGATGGTCACGTTGCCCCACGAGCGGGAGACCTTCGCCCGCATGCGCGGGACCGAGGAGCGGGTCGCGGACGCGATCACCAGGTCCGCGGGAAGGATGCGCTTCGCCTATCTGCACGCGGTGTGGTTCGCCGGATGGATCCTGGTCAACCTGGGCGTGTTCGGCAAGGCGGCGGTCTTCGACCCGTACCCGTTCGGTCTGCTCACGATGGTCGTCAGCCTGGAGGCGATCTTCCTGTCGACCTTCGTCATGGTGAGCCAGAATCGCCAGGCTGCCCGGGACAACATCCGTGCCGACATCGACTTCGAGACGAATCTGCGTTCCGAGGTCTGGTCAGCCCACATAGGCCGGTCGCTGGGGCTTGACGCGGAGCAGGTCGAGCTGGAGGTCCAGCGGCTTGTCGCGCAGAGCCGGGCCCGGCTCGACGGCAGTCCGGCGGATCCGCCCGGGGGCCTTCCAGGTACGCCGGAACCCGCCAGCCTGCCGAAGTGA